A single genomic interval of Terriglobus albidus harbors:
- a CDS encoding M1 family aminopeptidase: protein MSGRVRYLLALAAISVSAYAAPLRPQVDVSGYVITADLDPSKNELTATAKVTFTALEDLSSVTLELNNGLKITKLTDGAGATLSADRVATDSTVHITPSKPLAKGETATYTFEYAGVLKDADTSPVEGIKIAAVADPISILLYPGRWFPLSGLYTDRFTAEMHIVVPKGETAIASGAGGHKDIAGGKTQFDFNWTKPGLPGTVIAGKFAEKTVGNIRTYTTEKHAGDAAGYGETAAKEFEFMSSTFGQPESTRVNLVELPDDAVSSTWGPEIAAIAGSRWSDRNSYRLLANTVSRQWWGSEISPATLNDAWITNGMARYSELMYMEDANGKNSLQSAIPDISAGALAYDTVPISSIGRLDPFSPQFQSMSYEKGAMVYHMLRWEIGNDNFIKFLRNLLSVYTDKSVRSSDLQSLAGKMNPQATTLEAFFAQWIDGTGAPAFQNKYTVFRLGSSKGFRTIGQITQDLDLFRMPVELRIETDGKTEIRRIDVSGSESQYTVETFGRPRRVTIDPDNWVLKSTPDLAVRVAVLRGQQQAAQGDLIAALNEYQKALDANKNSSLANYRIGEIFFLQKNYQSAANAFRDTLRGDGDPKWTEVWSHIKLGNIFDVTGQRDRAVNEYRLAIQTNDNTQGAINEARARMASPYKREKTDE from the coding sequence ATGTCCGGCCGCGTCCGCTATCTGCTTGCTCTTGCTGCGATTTCCGTCAGCGCTTATGCTGCTCCCCTCCGTCCCCAGGTCGATGTCAGCGGGTACGTCATCACTGCCGATCTCGACCCGTCAAAGAATGAGCTGACGGCTACGGCCAAGGTCACCTTCACCGCCCTGGAGGACCTCTCCAGCGTGACGCTGGAGCTGAATAACGGCCTCAAGATCACCAAACTGACCGACGGCGCCGGAGCGACCCTCTCGGCCGACCGCGTCGCGACAGACTCGACCGTTCACATCACCCCCTCCAAGCCGCTGGCCAAGGGTGAGACGGCCACCTACACCTTCGAATATGCCGGCGTGCTGAAAGACGCCGATACCAGCCCGGTAGAAGGTATTAAGATCGCCGCCGTTGCGGACCCCATCTCGATCCTGCTCTACCCCGGCCGCTGGTTCCCCTTGAGCGGCCTCTATACCGACCGCTTCACCGCCGAGATGCACATTGTCGTCCCCAAGGGCGAGACCGCAATCGCCAGCGGAGCGGGCGGACACAAAGACATCGCGGGCGGCAAGACCCAGTTCGACTTCAACTGGACCAAGCCGGGACTTCCAGGAACTGTCATCGCCGGCAAGTTCGCCGAGAAGACCGTTGGCAACATCCGCACCTACACCACCGAGAAGCACGCGGGAGATGCCGCCGGTTACGGCGAGACTGCCGCTAAAGAGTTCGAGTTCATGAGCTCCACCTTCGGCCAGCCGGAGTCGACCCGCGTGAACCTGGTGGAACTCCCCGATGATGCCGTGAGCTCGACCTGGGGTCCAGAGATCGCCGCCATCGCCGGCAGCCGCTGGTCCGACCGGAACAGCTATCGTCTGCTTGCCAACACCGTGTCACGCCAGTGGTGGGGCAGCGAAATCTCTCCCGCGACCCTGAACGATGCCTGGATCACCAATGGCATGGCTCGCTATTCCGAGCTGATGTACATGGAAGACGCTAACGGCAAGAACTCACTGCAGAGCGCCATTCCCGATATCTCCGCCGGCGCCCTGGCCTATGACACGGTGCCCATCTCTTCCATCGGCCGACTGGATCCATTCTCGCCGCAGTTCCAGTCCATGTCGTATGAGAAAGGCGCCATGGTCTACCACATGCTCCGCTGGGAGATCGGCAACGACAACTTCATCAAGTTCCTTCGCAACCTGCTCTCGGTCTATACCGACAAGAGTGTCCGGTCGAGCGACCTGCAAAGCCTGGCCGGAAAGATGAACCCGCAGGCCACCACACTCGAAGCCTTCTTCGCACAGTGGATCGACGGGACCGGAGCACCTGCCTTCCAGAACAAGTACACCGTCTTCCGTCTTGGCAGCTCGAAAGGCTTCCGCACCATCGGCCAGATCACCCAGGATCTTGACCTCTTCCGCATGCCGGTAGAGCTGCGTATCGAGACCGACGGTAAGACCGAGATTCGCCGTATCGATGTCTCCGGATCCGAGTCGCAGTACACGGTTGAAACCTTCGGGCGTCCGCGTCGTGTCACTATCGATCCGGACAACTGGGTGCTGAAGTCCACTCCCGATCTTGCCGTGCGCGTTGCCGTCTTGCGCGGTCAGCAGCAGGCTGCCCAGGGCGATCTGATCGCCGCGCTGAATGAGTACCAGAAGGCGTTGGACGCGAACAAGAACTCATCACTCGCCAACTATCGCATCGGCGAGATCTTCTTCCTGCAGAAGAACTACCAGTCGGCAGCGAACGCCTTCCGCGATACCCTACGCGGAGACGGCGATCCCAAGTGGACCGAGGTTTGGAGCCACATCAAGCTGGGCAACATCTTCGACGTTACCGGTCAACGCGATCGCGCCGTGAATGAGTACCGCCTCGCCATCCAGACCAACGACAACACCCAGGGCGCCATCAACGAGGCCCGGGCACGCATGGCTTCGCCCTACAAACGGGAGAAGACGGACGAATAA
- a CDS encoding lipid-A-disaccharide synthase yields MPSLTVPGSLRIKPNPTIFVSAGEASGDHYGAQLIAALKADLPQATFVGLGGLEMEAAGQQRVVRAEDVAHMGITEILRHIPKIYASYRRLIRAIRDRKPDVAVLIDFPDVNFRLAKELHRQGVPVVYFVSPQLWAWKKRRLRWVQERISKMMVIFPFEQPFYRARGVDAEFVGHPLAELPLPSSSREEFAAQHGLNPDRIWIALLPGSRRKEIQANLPNMLEAAKQLSLNPAVPPEMLEPRKESVVMATFHVTSPEGMLGRSCYEFLLPVASTLNPEVIREVITSLPQPTVRPVLVSDAREALHHATVGVVASGTATVQAAVIGNPFVVVYKVSPLTFRLAKKLVSYPPEIPAPLDKHGNLPIAMANLIAGRRIVPELLQENFTPEKLADLLRSWLADPAKLAAVRHDLHALRLQLEPGKPGETAISRVKAAVLQLLGETCV; encoded by the coding sequence GTGCCAAGTCTGACAGTGCCTGGTTCGCTCCGTATTAAGCCCAACCCGACGATCTTTGTCTCTGCCGGCGAAGCCAGCGGCGACCACTATGGCGCGCAACTGATTGCGGCCCTCAAAGCGGACCTGCCACAGGCCACCTTCGTAGGCCTGGGCGGCCTGGAGATGGAAGCCGCCGGACAACAGCGCGTGGTACGTGCCGAAGACGTCGCCCACATGGGCATCACCGAGATCCTGCGGCATATCCCGAAGATCTATGCCAGCTATCGCCGTCTGATCCGCGCCATCCGCGACCGGAAGCCGGATGTAGCCGTGCTGATCGACTTCCCGGACGTCAACTTCCGCCTGGCAAAGGAACTCCATCGGCAGGGGGTGCCGGTCGTTTACTTCGTCAGCCCCCAGCTCTGGGCCTGGAAGAAACGGCGCCTTCGCTGGGTGCAGGAACGTATCTCGAAGATGATGGTCATCTTCCCCTTCGAGCAGCCGTTCTACCGGGCGCGCGGCGTCGATGCGGAGTTTGTCGGCCATCCTCTGGCAGAGCTGCCGCTTCCCTCTTCCAGCCGCGAGGAGTTCGCTGCGCAGCACGGCCTAAACCCTGACAGAATCTGGATCGCCCTTCTCCCCGGAAGCCGTAGGAAAGAGATCCAGGCGAACCTGCCCAACATGCTGGAGGCGGCCAAACAGCTTTCCCTGAATCCTGCCGTCCCTCCGGAGATGCTGGAGCCGCGAAAAGAATCTGTTGTGATGGCAACGTTCCATGTCACGTCTCCCGAAGGAATGCTGGGGCGCTCATGCTACGAGTTCCTGCTTCCGGTCGCATCGACTCTGAATCCCGAGGTCATCCGAGAGGTGATCACCTCCCTGCCTCAGCCCACCGTCCGCCCGGTCCTGGTATCGGACGCCCGCGAAGCCCTGCACCATGCCACCGTCGGCGTCGTCGCCAGCGGCACGGCGACCGTCCAGGCGGCGGTGATCGGCAATCCGTTTGTGGTGGTCTATAAGGTCTCTCCGCTGACCTTCCGGCTAGCCAAGAAGCTGGTCTCTTATCCGCCGGAGATTCCGGCTCCTTTGGACAAGCATGGCAACCTGCCCATTGCCATGGCCAACCTGATCGCCGGCCGCAGAATTGTTCCGGAGCTGCTGCAGGAGAACTTCACTCCGGAAAAGCTCGCCGATCTACTACGAAGCTGGCTGGCCGATCCGGCGAAGCTGGCTGCCGTCCGGCATGACCTGCATGCTCTGCGGCTTCAACTTGAACCCGGGAAACCCGGAGAAACCGCCATCAGCCGGGTAAAAGCAGCGGTACTCCAACTACTTGGCGAAACCTGCGTCTAA
- a CDS encoding glycerophosphodiester phosphodiesterase family protein, with amino-acid sequence MMKRTIACMTLLSSFAMAQSSDPYLALMKKAGEHARAKGAKHTPVLSPVDSSVVGPNAKVRVDTLHAAGFKVVPWTTNDAAKMKALIDLGVDGIISDRPDILHKVVEDLRAAGKPLKGFDIAAHRGGRGLRPENTLPSFENGMDQGATTLETDTGVTTDGVSLIWHDQFLNPESCRRADGASYTMENRVYINTISMAEAQKTFICDKLHFGPDQKNDLALSPVAVAFAQLEKMPSPYAPTNAAQLFRFVKFYTEYYKSGAGKNTPHAAERAATGATVRFNLETKIMPDRLPAEVAGAQNTNVPADLYKNHTVGPQQFVGALCGAITREKMIGRAEVQSFDFRTLQLVEEQFPAIPTYYLTNNAKLLSSEFVPEALRLSPEETK; translated from the coding sequence ATGATGAAGCGTACGATTGCCTGTATGACGTTGTTGAGCAGCTTTGCCATGGCGCAGAGCAGCGATCCCTACCTGGCTCTGATGAAGAAGGCGGGCGAGCATGCCCGCGCGAAAGGTGCAAAGCATACGCCGGTGCTGTCGCCGGTAGACTCCAGCGTTGTTGGACCCAACGCCAAAGTGCGCGTCGATACGCTCCATGCCGCCGGCTTCAAGGTTGTTCCATGGACGACCAACGATGCGGCCAAGATGAAAGCGCTCATTGATCTGGGCGTGGATGGCATCATTTCGGACCGCCCCGACATCCTGCACAAGGTCGTTGAGGATCTTCGCGCCGCAGGAAAGCCGCTGAAGGGCTTCGATATCGCCGCGCATCGCGGCGGACGCGGACTGCGCCCGGAGAATACCCTGCCCTCGTTCGAGAACGGCATGGACCAGGGAGCGACCACGCTGGAAACGGATACCGGCGTCACGACCGACGGCGTCTCCCTTATCTGGCACGATCAGTTCCTCAACCCGGAGAGCTGCCGCCGCGCTGACGGAGCGTCCTACACCATGGAGAACCGTGTCTATATCAACACCATCTCCATGGCGGAGGCTCAGAAGACCTTCATCTGTGACAAGCTGCACTTCGGTCCAGACCAGAAGAACGACCTGGCGCTTTCGCCGGTGGCTGTCGCCTTCGCCCAGCTGGAAAAGATGCCCAGCCCCTACGCCCCCACCAATGCCGCGCAGCTCTTCCGCTTTGTGAAGTTCTACACGGAGTACTACAAGAGCGGGGCAGGAAAGAACACACCTCACGCTGCCGAGCGCGCCGCCACGGGTGCAACGGTGCGGTTCAATCTGGAGACCAAGATCATGCCCGACCGGCTTCCGGCCGAGGTGGCCGGAGCTCAGAACACGAATGTTCCGGCAGACCTCTATAAGAACCACACGGTCGGCCCGCAGCAGTTTGTCGGCGCGCTCTGCGGAGCCATCACGCGGGAGAAGATGATCGGCCGCGCCGAGGTGCAGAGCTTCGACTTCCGGACCCTGCAGCTCGTGGAAGAGCAGTTTCCCGCGATTCCGACGTACTACCTGACGAATAACGCGAAGTTGCTCAGCAGCGAATTCGTTCCCGAGGCGCTTCGTCTTTCGCCGGAAGAGACGAAGTAA
- a CDS encoding TonB-dependent receptor, with protein sequence MRTIARFLFAVYVCLACTLISHAQYENGSILGTVRDASGAVIPNATVTVTNTATGVVSTRTSNDTGDYEVPALRVGTYKVEVTREGFSSTTVPSVSVSIAARQRVDVTLNVGGASQVIEVTAAAALLETDTSQRGQIVTNYQTAALPLVSRNYSDLIGLSTGVRAAANSLSSTSNTGLVREGSFNVNGQRSIFNNFLLDGMDNNAYGESNQGFSNQIIQPPPDSIAQFQVVTNNETAEYGRASGAVINAAFAQGANQFHGRAYEFVRNTVLNATGFFRPPGGQKPQFNRNQFGGNFSGPIMKDKLFFFLDYEGFRQARKQVASATLPQISQLNGVFSRPVDNPYTGKIYPAGTSILNDANISPAAKTIAGLIKGLNPGTATSNNFTTLQRSQNFSDKGDLRLDFTPNQKNSFFLRVSDLKQNATDFPIFGLPLDGNSNGKQRILDQQVAVGYTRVIAANQLLDARLGLSRTKAGKYSLSIGTNPGFTFPGLPSDPLVAGGIPSITITGFTALGRQATNPQFQNPALLDPKVNYSWGVGKHSLKFGYEYQKIWMAVQDTNPLYGGFTYAGAYSRDSTTAAANSDNYVADFLWGATSIYTLSSYFVAHLRNQSHFAYVQDDWKVSPKLTLNIGVRYEYTTPYYEQKNQQANFDPATLSMVTAAQSGNRYAMQPDKNDFAPRFGFSYALSTNTVLRGGYGVSFSHYDRAGSGNILAINPPNALFVTVSQAPRPSGVPNANYVKMDQGFPTSTLNFNPITANVAYIDSNRYRDSYVHNYYVDVQHVLPHGALVDVAYVGNHGLKLLQLANYNQKNPNLNYARPIPSWGDITIAMHTAYSHYDSLQARYEQHLIGGLTLLNSFTWSHALDNAGASLEANTPSPQDYYNLRGDYGQSEYNQPLYNITSLVYELPFGKGRHWMNTGGVLNEVLGQWQVSAINTAASGFPYQINYTPAAATQVSGIAASYRGANLYRPNRVGGVPLNVLDKSKSTGTALQYINLAAVSLPTAGGNPFGNMARDPGRGPTFNTLNLAINKRFQTPFESVKIEFRGEMYNAFNHTNFTTPGGGISAGTSGLTGGTITSTFDPRIVQFGAKVLF encoded by the coding sequence ATGCGAACCATAGCGAGATTCCTCTTTGCGGTATACGTATGTCTTGCGTGTACCTTGATCTCCCATGCGCAGTACGAGAACGGAAGCATTCTCGGAACGGTGCGCGATGCTTCAGGCGCTGTTATTCCCAACGCAACGGTGACAGTAACCAATACAGCAACCGGCGTTGTGTCGACACGTACTTCAAATGACACGGGTGACTACGAAGTTCCGGCTCTGCGTGTCGGCACTTACAAGGTAGAGGTTACCCGCGAGGGGTTCTCCTCCACGACCGTTCCCAGCGTATCGGTCAGCATCGCGGCACGCCAGCGTGTTGACGTCACGCTCAATGTAGGCGGCGCGTCGCAGGTGATTGAGGTAACTGCTGCCGCGGCCCTTCTGGAGACGGATACCAGCCAGCGCGGCCAGATCGTAACCAACTATCAGACAGCGGCTCTACCGCTCGTCAGCCGTAACTACTCTGACCTGATTGGACTCTCCACCGGTGTGCGTGCGGCTGCCAACAGCCTGTCGTCTACTTCGAACACCGGCCTGGTTCGTGAAGGTTCATTCAATGTCAACGGCCAGCGCTCCATCTTCAATAACTTCCTGTTGGACGGTATGGACAACAACGCCTATGGCGAGTCCAATCAGGGTTTCTCGAACCAGATCATTCAGCCTCCACCGGACTCAATTGCGCAGTTTCAGGTTGTAACCAATAACGAGACCGCGGAATATGGCCGCGCTTCGGGTGCAGTGATCAATGCGGCATTTGCGCAGGGTGCGAACCAGTTCCACGGCCGCGCGTATGAGTTCGTGCGAAACACCGTCCTAAATGCCACTGGTTTCTTCCGTCCGCCGGGTGGCCAGAAGCCGCAATTCAACCGGAATCAGTTTGGTGGAAACTTCAGCGGTCCGATTATGAAGGACAAGCTGTTCTTTTTCCTGGACTACGAAGGATTCCGGCAGGCACGTAAACAGGTGGCCTCGGCGACACTGCCTCAGATCAGCCAGTTGAACGGTGTCTTCAGCCGTCCCGTTGACAATCCTTACACCGGAAAGATATATCCCGCCGGTACTTCCATTCTGAACGACGCGAATATCTCTCCTGCAGCGAAGACAATTGCCGGCCTGATCAAGGGGCTGAACCCTGGCACCGCTACCAGTAACAACTTCACAACGCTGCAGCGCTCGCAGAATTTTTCCGATAAAGGCGATCTTCGTCTCGATTTTACGCCCAATCAGAAGAACTCATTCTTCCTCCGCGTCAGCGATCTGAAGCAGAATGCGACGGATTTCCCGATCTTCGGTCTGCCGCTCGACGGCAACTCCAACGGTAAGCAGCGGATTCTGGATCAACAGGTAGCGGTGGGCTATACACGCGTCATTGCCGCAAACCAGTTGCTCGATGCCCGTCTCGGTCTTTCCCGCACCAAGGCTGGAAAGTACTCTCTCTCGATCGGCACGAATCCGGGCTTTACCTTCCCCGGTCTCCCATCGGATCCCCTCGTCGCAGGCGGCATCCCGTCCATCACCATCACCGGTTTTACGGCGTTGGGAAGACAGGCAACCAACCCGCAGTTCCAGAACCCTGCGCTCCTCGACCCGAAGGTGAATTACTCGTGGGGCGTTGGGAAGCATTCGCTCAAGTTTGGTTATGAGTACCAGAAGATCTGGATGGCGGTACAGGACACGAACCCGTTGTATGGCGGCTTCACGTACGCAGGCGCCTACAGCCGTGACAGCACGACGGCAGCAGCGAACTCAGACAACTACGTTGCCGACTTCCTGTGGGGGGCGACCAGCATCTACACGCTTTCGTCCTACTTCGTTGCCCACCTGCGGAACCAGTCGCACTTTGCGTATGTGCAGGACGACTGGAAGGTATCTCCCAAGCTGACACTGAATATCGGCGTCCGGTATGAGTACACGACGCCCTACTACGAGCAGAAGAATCAGCAGGCGAACTTTGACCCGGCAACGCTTTCGATGGTTACCGCAGCACAGAGCGGTAATCGCTATGCGATGCAGCCGGACAAGAATGACTTTGCTCCGCGGTTCGGCTTCTCGTATGCACTTAGCACGAACACTGTTCTCCGCGGAGGCTACGGCGTTAGCTTCTCGCACTACGATCGCGCCGGTTCCGGCAATATCCTGGCAATCAATCCGCCCAACGCTCTGTTTGTAACGGTGTCGCAGGCTCCGCGGCCCAGTGGTGTGCCGAATGCCAACTACGTGAAGATGGATCAGGGCTTCCCGACAAGCACTCTGAACTTTAACCCGATCACAGCGAACGTTGCCTACATCGACTCGAACCGTTACCGCGACAGCTATGTGCATAACTACTACGTGGACGTTCAGCACGTACTTCCGCACGGCGCTCTGGTGGATGTTGCCTACGTCGGCAACCATGGCCTGAAGCTGCTGCAACTGGCGAATTATAACCAGAAGAACCCGAACCTTAACTACGCGCGCCCGATTCCGTCATGGGGTGATATCACCATCGCCATGCACACAGCGTACTCGCACTATGACTCGTTGCAGGCGCGTTATGAGCAACACCTGATCGGTGGACTTACCCTGTTGAACTCGTTCACCTGGTCGCACGCTCTGGACAATGCAGGTGCTTCGCTGGAAGCCAATACTCCATCTCCGCAGGACTACTACAACCTGCGTGGCGATTATGGACAATCGGAGTACAACCAGCCGCTCTACAACATCACGTCACTGGTATATGAACTCCCGTTTGGTAAGGGACGTCATTGGATGAACACCGGTGGCGTACTGAACGAAGTCCTGGGCCAGTGGCAGGTTTCGGCAATCAATACGGCTGCCAGCGGCTTCCCGTATCAGATCAACTACACTCCGGCTGCAGCGACGCAGGTCTCCGGTATCGCGGCGAGCTATCGCGGAGCCAACCTGTACCGTCCGAACCGGGTTGGCGGTGTACCGCTGAATGTTCTGGATAAATCGAAATCCACGGGAACGGCGTTGCAGTACATCAACCTGGCCGCAGTTTCGTTGCCTACCGCCGGCGGCAATCCATTTGGAAACATGGCTCGTGATCCGGGCCGTGGGCCGACCTTCAACACGCTCAACCTGGCAATCAACAAGCGTTTCCAGACGCCGTTTGAGTCCGTCAAAATTGAGTTCCGTGGGGAGATGTACAACGCCTTCAACCACACCAACTTCACCACGCCGGGCGGCGGCATCAGCGCCGGCACCAGCGGCCTGACGGGTGGCACCATCACCAGCACCTTCGATCCGCGCATCGTGCAGTTTGGAGCGAAGGTTCTGTTCTAG
- a CDS encoding alkaline phosphatase family protein produces MRLLGKAVAAAAMAAACVSAVADEYHAKPKLVVILVLDQMRGDYLDRYRDDFKTANGFNLFLKKGAHFTDCYYDYANTHTAPGHSTIGTGAYTDGHGIQANQWWDFSRSTEHVYSSVDDDDYKVVGAPVGATITPGQSPRNLMASTLGDEIVLATHGEAKVFGISLKDRAAILTSGHATQGAFWIDQKSGHFITSTYWMNDLPAYVAKFNASGKAEAAAKEVGGKGQNFYNEVGATPAGIRYELEFAENVIDAEQLGKHAVTDMVTISLSSTDILGHAVGPNDPKQRALLDGADIELDKFFTWLNTHVDGGMANVWVAMSGDHGVAPAVGETQKLGMPANTFSYAGLIDAMNEELTKKLSPGNPQKFLLQGGEYAYFPLDQRVWEKLHMSEADAENMVAAMLPEVMAKTQPGLPGSKPASRPLVRRVFTKAQMASGNLPNNDLGRLLQHSYSPNGGWQVFALFGEYQLPGAATGTTHYAPYSYDRHVPLDFYGSAFIPGTYHDRVAPVDIAATFASLLRINQPSAAVGHVLTQILKPEVEPAAAAPRTK; encoded by the coding sequence ATGCGTTTGTTGGGGAAGGCTGTAGCGGCCGCTGCGATGGCGGCGGCATGTGTCTCGGCGGTGGCCGATGAGTATCACGCAAAACCGAAGCTGGTTGTCATTCTGGTTCTGGACCAGATGCGCGGCGATTATCTTGACCGGTATCGCGACGATTTTAAGACCGCGAACGGCTTCAATCTCTTCCTGAAGAAGGGTGCGCACTTTACCGATTGCTACTACGACTACGCCAATACCCACACGGCTCCTGGCCACTCGACCATCGGTACCGGAGCCTATACCGATGGCCATGGCATCCAGGCCAACCAGTGGTGGGATTTCTCGCGGTCTACCGAGCATGTCTACTCCTCCGTAGATGACGATGACTATAAGGTCGTCGGGGCGCCCGTTGGGGCGACCATCACTCCCGGTCAGTCACCGCGGAACCTGATGGCTTCCACTTTGGGCGATGAGATTGTGCTGGCGACCCATGGCGAGGCGAAGGTCTTCGGCATCTCGCTGAAAGATCGCGCTGCGATTCTTACCTCGGGGCATGCTACGCAGGGCGCCTTCTGGATCGATCAGAAGTCCGGCCACTTTATCACCTCGACCTACTGGATGAACGATCTGCCGGCATATGTCGCGAAGTTCAACGCCAGCGGCAAGGCTGAGGCAGCGGCCAAAGAGGTCGGCGGCAAGGGGCAGAACTTCTATAACGAGGTTGGCGCAACCCCGGCTGGTATCCGCTACGAGCTCGAGTTTGCGGAAAACGTGATTGACGCCGAGCAGCTTGGCAAGCACGCGGTCACCGACATGGTGACGATCAGCCTGTCGTCGACCGATATCCTCGGACATGCCGTCGGGCCGAACGATCCTAAACAGCGTGCCCTCCTGGATGGAGCCGATATAGAACTGGACAAGTTCTTTACCTGGCTGAATACGCATGTTGACGGTGGCATGGCGAATGTCTGGGTGGCCATGTCGGGCGATCACGGTGTTGCTCCGGCAGTTGGTGAAACGCAGAAGCTGGGCATGCCTGCAAATACGTTTTCATACGCCGGCCTGATCGATGCCATGAACGAGGAACTGACGAAGAAGCTCTCTCCGGGCAATCCGCAGAAGTTCCTGCTTCAGGGAGGGGAGTACGCCTACTTCCCGCTGGATCAGCGTGTGTGGGAGAAGCTGCATATGTCTGAGGCCGATGCCGAAAACATGGTGGCCGCTATGCTGCCTGAGGTAATGGCAAAGACGCAGCCGGGGCTACCTGGATCAAAGCCGGCATCGAGGCCGCTGGTGCGGCGTGTGTTCACGAAGGCGCAGATGGCATCGGGCAATCTGCCGAACAACGATCTCGGCCGCCTGCTGCAGCACAGCTACTCGCCCAACGGCGGATGGCAGGTCTTTGCGCTCTTCGGCGAATACCAGCTCCCGGGTGCGGCGACGGGCACAACGCACTATGCGCCGTACTCGTATGACCGTCACGTGCCGCTGGACTTCTACGGTTCAGCTTTCATTCCAGGCACGTATCACGACCGCGTTGCTCCGGTAGACATCGCCGCGACCTTTGCTTCGTTGCTCCGCATCAATCAGCCCTCCGCCGCGGTGGGGCATGTGTTGACGCAGATTCTGAAGCCTGAGGTAGAGCCCGCCGCCGCGGCCCCTAGGACAAAGTGA